The proteins below are encoded in one region of Megalops cyprinoides isolate fMegCyp1 chromosome 14, fMegCyp1.pri, whole genome shotgun sequence:
- the LOC118789467 gene encoding transmembrane protein 237A-like yields MEMGEVGSHMEPLSAGPQEMPPQKKKRKKKPQTAVPSDPEEHQEGDPVEQPELVNGDGEERHADVEEGTRRTKKKKKPKTTEIQYADELEVEEDDIITDVQPPAPQQSLFSAPLGHSQPVGKVFVERNRRFQVADQVDTGKPSDQIDEEAEMKPSWTTRDVAVKVHRGFRVVGLFSHGFLTGYVVWNIIMVYILSGKELSNLTNLLQQYHYLAYPAQSLLYLLLAISTVSAFDRVNLAEGYMALRGLLTLDTAALASFLCFAALILSLSQQMTSDRIYLYPAANQSLWSPGLEHQILQPWIVVNLVVTLLIGVAWVFVATQPHKDYTEESLMAMELESYPWQEEKPENPA; encoded by the exons ATGGAGATGGGTGAGGTAGGCAGTCACATGGAGCCCCTTAGCGCTGGACCCCAGGAGATGccaccacagaagaagaagaggaaaaagaagccTCAGACTGCAG TCCCTTCAGATCCTGAGGAGCATCAGGAAGGAGACCCTGTAGAGCAGCCAGAGCTGGTGAATGGAGACGGAGAGGAACGGCACGCAGACGTGGAGGAGGGGACCCGAAGGACCAAGAAGAAGAA GAAGCCAAAGACAACAGAGATCCAATATGCAGatgagctggaggtggaggaggatgacatcatcacagacGTGCAGCCGCCTGCCCCCCAGCAGTCCCTGTTCTCCGCCCCACTCGGCCACAGTCAGCCTGTGGGTAAAGTGTTCGTGGAGAGAAACA GACGGTTCCAGGTGGCAGATCAGGTGGACACGGGCAAACCCAGTGATCAGATAGATGAGGAGGCGGAGATGAAGCCCTCGTGGACTACTCGGGACGTAGCCGTAAAGGTGCACCGCGGATTCAG GGTTGTAGGGCTGTTCTCTCACGGGTTCTTGACGGGATATGTGGTGTGGAACATCATTATGGTGTACATCCTCTCGGGGAAGGAGCTCTCCAACCTGACCAACCTGCTGCAGCAGTACCACTATCTGGCATACCCCGCCCAGTCACTGCTCTACCTGCTGCTGGCCATCAGCACCGTCTCTGCCTTTGacag GGTGAACCTGGCCGAGGGCTACATGGCTCTGAGAGGACTGCTCACGCTGGACACTGCTGCACTCGCCTCCTTCT TGTGCTTTGCCGCTCTGATCCTGTCTCTCAGCCAGCAGATGACCAGCGACCGCATCTACCTCTACCCCGCTGCCAATCAGAGCTTGTG GTCCCCTGGCCTAGAGCATCAAATCCTGCAGCCCTGGATCGTGGTGAACCTGGTGGTGACGCTGTTGATCGGAGTAGCCTGGGTGTTTGTGGCAACACAGCCTCATAAGGACTATACAGAGG AGTCCCTAATGGCGATGGAATTGGAGTCATACCCATGGCAGGAGGAGAAACCCGAAAACCCAGCCTGA